In the Oncorhynchus nerka isolate Pitt River linkage group LG2, Oner_Uvic_2.0, whole genome shotgun sequence genome, one interval contains:
- the LOC135573374 gene encoding uncharacterized protein LOC135573374 isoform X2 yields MASVKLEDCSQTLELNVNIKDEEEEKSVSLRQLELSLRPVTSTVRTNAGLLSPSTLSPNLHSLGPDCDTGDQFALQNPEMASVKLEDCSQTLELNVNIKDEEDKIVKSLSHGDHVETLSTSREQQQEDHRAKRSHHCPHY; encoded by the exons atggcatcagtgaagctggaagactgcagtcaaacactggagctgaatgtcaacattaaagatgaagaggaggagaaatcTGTTTCACTTA GACAACTGGAATTAAGTCTGAGGCCGGTAACATCCACAGTGAGGACAAACGCaggcctcctctctccttccacactgagtccaaacctacattcactgggtcctgattgtgacaCTGGAGACCAGTTTGCACTGCAGAatccagagatggcatcagtgaagctggaagactgcagtcaaacactggagctgaatgtcaacattaaagatgaagaagatAAGATTGTGAAATCTCTTTCTCATG gagaccaTGTTGAAACATTATCGACATCCAGAGAACAACAGCAGGAAGATCACAGAGCTAAGAGGTCTCATCATTGTCCACATT actga
- the LOC135573374 gene encoding zinc finger protein OZF-like isoform X1 produces MASVKLEDCSQTLELNVNIKDEEEEKSVSLRQLELSLRPVTSTVRTNAGLLSPSTLSPNLHSLGPDCDTGDQFALQNPEMASVKLEDCSQTLELNVNIKDEEDKIVKSLSHGDHVETLSTSREQQQEDHRAKRSHHCPHCEENFSILSKLKLHVKIHTGENLFSCTDCGKNFTTSKALTVHQRVHRGEKPYSCSDCGASFSQLGTLKRHERIHTGEKPYSCFDCRASFSQLGDLKTHERIHTGEKPYSCSDCEKCFKRSTALKVHQRNHTGEKPYSCSDCGKSFSQLGDLKTHERVHTGEKPYSCSDCEKCFKTSTEQKVHQRTHTGEKPYSCSDCGKSFSQLGDLKTHERIHTGVKPYYCSDCGKSFSQLGHLKTHERIHTGVKPYSCSDCGKSFSQLDNLKRHERVHTGVKPYSCSDCGKSFSKLDNLKRHERIHTGVKP; encoded by the exons atggcatcagtgaagctggaagactgcagtcaaacactggagctgaatgtcaacattaaagatgaagaggaggagaaatcTGTTTCACTTA GACAACTGGAATTAAGTCTGAGGCCGGTAACATCCACAGTGAGGACAAACGCaggcctcctctctccttccacactgagtccaaacctacattcactgggtcctgattgtgacaCTGGAGACCAGTTTGCACTGCAGAatccagagatggcatcagtgaagctggaagactgcagtcaaacactggagctgaatgtcaacattaaagatgaagaagatAAGATTGTGAAATCTCTTTCTCATG gagaccaTGTTGAAACATTATCGACATCCAGAGAACAACAGCAGGAAGATCACAGAGCTAAGAGGTCTCATCATTGTCCACATTGTGAGGAGAATTTTTCAATTCTATCAAAGCTAAAATTACATGtaaaaatacacacaggagagaatctGTTTTCCTGTACTGACTGTGGGAAGAATTTCACAACATCAAAGGCTCTGACAGTTCATCAGAGAGTGCAcagaggagagaagccttattcctgctctgactgtggggcgaGTTTCTCTCAACTGGGCACCTTAAAAAGACATgaacgtatacacacaggagagaagccttactcctgctttGACTGTAGGGCGAGTTTCTCTCAACTGGGCGACTTAAAAacacatgaacgtatacatacaggagagaagccttactcctgctctgactgtgaaaAATGCTTCAAAAGATCAACTGCTCTAAAAGTTCACCAAAGAaatcacacaggagaaaagccttactcctgctctgactgtggaaagagtttctctCAACTGGGCGACTTAAAAACACATGAACGtgtacatacaggagagaagccttactcctgctctgactgtgaaaAATGCTTCAAAACATCAACTGAGCAAAaagttcaccagagaacacacacaggtgagaagccttactcctgctctgattgCGGAAAGAGCTTCTCTCAACTGGGGGACTTAAAAacacatgaacgtatacatacaggagtgaagccttattactgctctgactgtggaaagagtttctctCAACTGGGCCACTTAAAAacacatgaacgtatacatacaggagtgaagccttattcctgctctgactgtggaaagagtttctctCAACTGGACAACTTAAAAAGACATGAACGTGTACATACAGGAGTGAAGccctactcctgctctgactgtggaaagagtttctctAAACTGGACAACTTAAAAAgacatgaacgtatacatacaggagtGAAGCCTTAA